DNA sequence from the candidate division WOR-3 bacterium genome:
GTTATTGACTGAAGCCACCATCACACCGTAACGGGGATAGCGCATTGGTGTGCGAAATGCCCAGCCCGCCCAAATACTGGATACGAATCCCATAAATAAAATTAGAAAATACAACTTTTTACCAACGAAATTTAATTCCAATTTTGTTATGCAAATTTGATTTCTCTTTAGCATAAATTTATTTTTATAAAAGAATATATCATTATCTATACAAGCAATATTCGTGCCATCAATAAATAAAATATAAAGACTGTGTAAGATGCATTGCTTTAATTTTACCTTAAAACAATATTTCTTTCAACAGTTGCTTGCGGCTTAAATTCAATGGTTTCTTCATAAGGTGGATAATAAGGATTCCTTAAAGTAATCTTATGCTTTCCAATAGGAACTATGATAGGTGTTGCAATAGGACTTGTTGCCTTATAAACATCGTCAATATAAATATCCGCCCAAGGTTGGACTGCGACCTGCAAATAGCCCACATAATCAAATAGATTAAAAACCAGTTTTAGATTATCGTTAGGGTTAATTGAAAACAAGGTTTCAATTGCCGGAAAATTGGGATTAATAAGTTTTAAATTATGCATTCCGACCTTTAGGTCAATTATCGTATCTTTAGGTGTTGTAAACACTTTTTCTCCATCAAGATAAACATCTGCCCAGGGCACCACAGAAATTTTAAGGTATCCCCGAGCGTTCTTTTGAGATGTTATTTCTAAACCCAGTGAATCTCTTTTTGTAGTCTCTTTATCTTTAGATGACGCCTTGCTTACAAATTCGCTTAATTGAATCGAGTCGTGTCTTGTTTTAATTCGACTAAATAAAGTATCTATGGGCAAAGAACTAAATTGTAATTGTGCCTTGCGGTTAATTTTATTAAAACCAATAAATATTCCGGCTATTAGCATTAAAAGTGCAATTATTAGATAGAAATAAGATAACCTAACTTTCTTACCTGTAGTTTGGGGCTGAGTAAGAATACCATCTGACTTAGGTTTCATTAATAATATCTCAGCCATTTCTTTTTTCAAATCAACCTTTGGTTTTTCAGCCATCCATTCTTCCAATTTTTCACATAATTCGGAAATTTTTTGAAAGCGGTCTTGGGCTGATTTTTTTAACATTCGTTCGATTATTTGCCATAAATCTTTATAACCGATTAATGACTGGTCTAATTTATAAAAAGGGGCAATTTTCAAATTTAAGACATTCTGCATTATGGCAGAGTAAGTTGAGGCGATAAACGGATTATGCCCAGTAATTAATTCGTAAAAGACTACACCCAAGGAGAAAATATCCGAGCGATGGTCTATTGGTTTACCCGTAATTTGTTCCGGTGACATATAACCTGGAGTTCCCAAAATACTGCCTTCAACTGTAATTGAAGGCAGCGCTTGAGAAATGGCTAATCCGAAATCAGTTAGTTTTATTTTGCCATCATAGCCAATAAGAATATTACTTGGTTTTAAGTCCCGATGAATAATTCCTTGTTCATGGAGTCGTGCTAAAACTTTGCTAATCTCTAAGATTATATAAGAAGCAAGTTCCGGCGATAATTTGCCTTTTTTTTCTAAAAACTCTTTGAGACTTAATCCTTCGACATATTCCGTGACAAAGTAATAGAGCCCGCTGTGTTTGCCGAAATCAAAAATTTTGGTAACATTTTCCTCTTTAAGGGCACTAAGAACTTTTGCCTCGCGTTCAAATCGTTTGACATTCTCTTCATCTGCTGATAAGATTGGACTTAAAACTTTTAATATGACTATTCGCTCCAACGGTTTTTGTAACGCAGTGTAAACGACTGCTTGAGCACCTGAAGAAATAACTTTGATAATTTCATATTTTTCAGCAAAAACTACACCTTTTTCTAAAACCATACAAGTAAAACTAAATAATATATTCTAAGTAAAATAAAGCCGGCTCATATAAGAGACACGAATGCTACACTTATTAACAAATGAGATTTTTTGCATTATCAGGCACACCAGAAAGTGTGGCCAGAACAAGATTCAGTATGCCCAAGACAAATAACTTAGTTTTTTATTCCTTTAATTCCTGGTCGTTAATATCATATTCTTTTAATTTATATTGCAAAGTTCGGCGCGAAATACCAAGTCTTTCTGCGGCTTTTTGCCGATTACCCTTCACTGACTTTAATACTTCAATAATGTATTCTCTTTCTCGATTCGATAACGCTGATTTTAGATTACTTGCGTAAGGCAAATCCGATTGAATGCCTAAATCTTCAACTGTGATTAACTCCTGATTAGTTAAAGCGCAGGCTCGAGCAATGGTATTTTCCAACTCCCGGACATTACCAGGCCAACTGTATCTTAAAAGCAGATTGGCTGCTTCTGGAGTAAAACCTTTAATCTCTTTTTTCTCAACTTGGGCAAAATGTTTTAGAAAGTGATTTGCCAAAAGTAACACATCGTCTCCGCGTTCTCTTAACGGTGGTAAATTAATTGTTACGCCTTGGAGCCGAAAAAATAGGTCTTCGCGAAATTTTCCTTCTTTGACACCTTGGGCTAAATTTCGATTGGTTGCTGAAATTATTCTGACATCTGCCCGTCTGGGAGTTAGTTCTCCAATCCTACGAAATTCTCCTTCCTGTAATACTCTTAATAGTTTTGCCTGGATGGTTAAACTAACATCTAAGATTTCATCTAAAAACAAAGTACCTCCATCGGCTTCTTCAAACAATCCTTTTTTATCTGTAACTGCGCCGGTAAAAGCACCCTTTTTATAACCA
Encoded proteins:
- a CDS encoding protein kinase, which encodes MVLEKGVVFAEKYEIIKVISSGAQAVVYTALQKPLERIVILKVLSPILSADEENVKRFEREAKVLSALKEENVTKIFDFGKHSGLYYFVTEYVEGLSLKEFLEKKGKLSPELASYIILEISKVLARLHEQGIIHRDLKPSNILIGYDGKIKLTDFGLAISQALPSITVEGSILGTPGYMSPEQITGKPIDHRSDIFSLGVVFYELITGHNPFIASTYSAIMQNVLNLKIAPFYKLDQSLIGYKDLWQIIERMLKKSAQDRFQKISELCEKLEEWMAEKPKVDLKKEMAEILLMKPKSDGILTQPQTTGKKVRLSYFYLIIALLMLIAGIFIGFNKINRKAQLQFSSLPIDTLFSRIKTRHDSIQLSEFVSKASSKDKETTKRDSLGLEITSQKNARGYLKISVVPWADVYLDGEKVFTTPKDTIIDLKVGMHNLKLINPNFPAIETLFSINPNDNLKLVFNLFDYVGYLQVAVQPWADIYIDDVYKATSPIATPIIVPIGKHKITLRNPYYPPYEETIEFKPQATVERNIVLR